A genome region from Erigeron canadensis isolate Cc75 chromosome 3, C_canadensis_v1, whole genome shotgun sequence includes the following:
- the LOC122591901 gene encoding uncharacterized acetyltransferase At3g50280-like, with translation MTSPAPTVTLVSECFIKPLGDDLSPESKQPLHFTPFELSFLNFNYSQKGLLFAKPENQNNNFSISVFLGDLKTSLSTTLTHFYPLAARLASRIQQDKDPLNSYVIYIDPNNSPGVKFIHAKTDATISDVLNPIEVPTIVRSFFDLNNAISHDGHTLPLLSVQVTELADGIFIGGSVNHVIADATSFWHFMNSWNEIFKSGAISRYPVFEKRSSDPICILPYAYRDQFIERYEPPQLLLKERFFHFTCASVARLKKRANAECNGTQKISSLQAVSALLWRCITRVRRLPEDSETECVLAVCNRRRINPPLSDGYFGSPVVTIKGTTKVKELLMAANGLGYAALKLNEAITNQDDAAVQKWVESWFGNPVVYKLSARLSPLTNVVVISGSPRFDMYGCEFGLGKAIAARSGFANKANGRMAMYPGREGGGSIDVEVCLTAETMKDLQHDPEFISACF, from the coding sequence ATGACTTCGCCGGCGCCAACGGTAACACTTGTATCCGAATGCTTTATCAAACCACTTGGCGACGATCTCTCGCCCGAATCAAAACAACCTTTACATTTCACACCTTTTGAGCTTTCCTTTCTCAACTTCAACTATAGCCAAAAGGGTCTGCTTTTCGCTAAACCCGAAAACCaaaataataatttctccatatCCGTATTCTTGGGTGACCTCAAAACCTCACTATCCACAACACTTACTCATTTCTACCCGCTTGCAGCCCGTTTAGCATCTCGAATACAACAAGACAAAGACCCACTTAATTCCTATGTTATCTACATTGACCCTAACAACAGCCCGGGGGTCAAGTTTATTCATGCAAAGACGGATGCTACTATATCCGATGTACTTAACCCTATAGAAGTACCGACAATTGTTCGTTCCTTTTTCGACCTTAACAATGCTATTAGCCATGATGGTCATACATTGCCTTTGTTGTCCGTACAAGTGACCGAGCTAGCCGATGGGATCTTTATTGGTGGCTCGGTTAACCACGTTATAGCAGACGCAACATCTTTTTGGCATTTCATGAATTCTTGGAATGAAATATTCAAATCAGGGGCTATCTCACGTTATCCGGTGTTTGAAAAACGGAGTTCGGATCCTATATGTATTCTTCCGTATGCATATCGTGATCAATTTATTGAACGATACGAACCTCCACAGTTACTACTTAAAGAGAGGTTTTTCCATTTCACTTGTGCATCAGTAGCAAGACTTAAGAAAAGAGCAAATGCCGAGTGTAATGGTACTCAAAAGATCTCGAGTTTACAAGCGGTGTCTGCTCTTTTATGGAGATGCATAACACGTGTAAGACGCTTACCAGAAGATAGTGAAACGGAATGTGTACTTGCGGTTTGCAACCGACGTAGGATAAACCCGCCTTTATCCGATGGTTACTTTGGTAGCCCGGTTGTCACAATAAAAGGAACaacaaaagtaaaagaattatTGATGGCGGCAAATGGGCTTGGATACGCGGCATTGAAGTTAAATGAAGCGATCACAAACCAAGATGACGCGGCAGTGCAAAAATGGGTCGAGTCATGGTTTGGAAACCCGGTGGTGTATAAATTAAGTGCGAGGTTATCTCCATTGACAAACGTGGTAGTCATTTCGGGGTCACCCAGGTTTGATATGTACGGGTGTGAATTCGGGCTGGGGAAAGCCATTGCGGCTAGAAGTGGGTTTGCGAACAAAGCCAACGGGAGAATGGCAATGTATCCGGGTCGGGAAGGAGGCGGGAGCATTGATGTCGAAGTTTGCTTAACGGCCGAAACTATGAAGGATCTTCAACATGACCCGGAGTTCATAAGTGCTTGCTTTTAA
- the LOC122590832 gene encoding cold and drought-regulated protein CORA-like: MASNKFLLLALVFATVLLITSEIVASKDLASNHENNEVEDAKYGRDNGYYNGGRGGYNNGGGYNNGGGYNNGGGYNNGGGHGGYNNGGGRGGYNNGGGRGGYNNGGGRGGNYCRYGCCGGGRYYSRGCRCCSTLAEATAYKQANDHN; encoded by the exons ATGGCTTCAAACAAATTCCTTCTTCTTGCCCTTGTGTTTGCTACTGTGCTCCTCATCACCTCCGAAATCGTTGCTTCTAAGGACTTGGCCTCCAACCATGAAA ATAATGAGGTAGAAGATGCCAAATATGGCCGTGATAATGGTTACTACAATGGCGGACGTGGAGGGTACAACAATGGTGGAGGGTACAACAACGGTGGAGGTTACAACAATGGTGGCGGATACAACAATGGTGGCGGTCATGGAGGGTACAACAATGGTGGCGGTCGTGGAGGGTACAACAACGGCGGTGGTCGTGGAGGGTACAACAACGGTGGTGGCCGTGGAGGAAATTATTGCAGATACGGATGCTGTGGTGGTGGACGTTACTACAGCCGTGGATGCAGGTGCTGCAGCACTTTGGCTGAGGCAACTGCTTATAAACAAGCTAATGATCACAACTGA
- the LOC122594243 gene encoding acanthoscurrin-2-like: MASKALLLLALAFAVVLLVASEVVSAKESELDDKHGSGGYNNGGGRGGYNNGGGRGGGNDNGGGRGGNNNGGGRGGGNDNGGGHGGGNNNGGGRGGGNNNGGGRGGNDNGGGRGGHDNGGGRGGSGGGGGGGGGGGRGGGGRGSGGGCRHGCCGGGGGYNNNYNGGGCRCCSTFAEATAYKQAHQN; this comes from the exons ATGGCTTCAAAAGCATTGCTTCTTCTTGCCCTAGCTTTTGCTGTAGTCCTTCTTGTTGCCTCCGAAGTTGTCTCGGCCAAGGAAA GTGAACTCGATGACAAGCATGGTAGTGGAGGATATAACAACGGAGGAGGACGTGGAGGATATAACAATGGTGGTGGACGTGGAGGAGGGAATGACAACGGTGGTGGACGTGGAGGGAATAACAACGGTGGTGGACGTGGAGGAGGGAATGACAACGGTGGTGGACACGGCGGAGGGAATAACAACGGTGGTGGACGTGGAGGAGGAAATAACAACGGTGGTGGACGTGGAGGAAATGACAATGGTGGTGGACGAGGAGGACACGATAACGGTGGTGGTCGTGGAGGcagcggtggtggtggaggaggaGGCGGCGGTGGTGGCCGAGGAGGCGGCGGCAGAGGCAGCGGCGGTGGATGCAGGCATGGTTGCTGTGGCGGTGGAGGCGGTTACAACAACAACTACAACGGTGGAGGGTGCAGGTGTTGCTCCACTTTTGCCGAGGCAACTGCTTACAAACAAGCTCACCAAAACTGA